In one window of Maribacter sp. BPC-D8 DNA:
- a CDS encoding VCBS repeat-containing protein, which produces MKLSIVLRPLICSIGLLAFINCSKKIEPVDSKIFSSLAASKTGIDFSNILTENDSLNYFTYSYLYMGGGVATGDINNDGLLDLFFTGNQVENKLYLNKGNLQFEDISEKSGVAGDDRWYTGVTMADVNGDGYLDIYCSVGGKFTPKENQLYINNTDGTFTEKAKEYGVADTGNSVQATFLDYDKDGDIDMYVANYPPTNFTSPTFYYSFKMKNPKASESDHLYRNDGDKFIDVTEEAGLTNFGLTLSATVGDINNDGWPDLYVSNDFNSPDFMYLNNQNGTFKEVVKEATAHTAFYGMGTDIADINNDGNLDIFQVDMDARSNRRKKANMASMNPSLFWGVVNAGFHYQYMHNCMQLNSGIYTDGIPHFSNVSRITGTSSTDWSWGPLFADFDNDGNKDLFVSNGTRKEINNNDYFKKLDDIKIEKDTLLELSKSIPSEKIENFIFKNNGNLDFEMANDIWGIDYKGFSNGVVYADLDNDGDLEIVTNNIDDKASLFENKSSETNNYVSIKFTGKKGNTSGLGNRIYVTTEGVTQVQELTLSRGFQSSVAPELHFGVGKHTKIDEIKVVWTDGTVQKLNNIDSNQQLTLSPSDAQESEQELVDVARIFETDTTGMFPVFRHTENYYDDFATQILLPHQMSAFGPALAVGDVNGDDLEDYFVGGSVGYTGSLFLQNSNGFIKTDATFLDDDILSEDTGALFFDADGDGDNDLYVASGGYEFTENNEKLKDRLYVNNGAGQFSKVSDENMPNLTISGAKVYNADFDKDGDDDLLVLGRQVPGSYPSPTDSYILENISTNNQVAFQVNEKLQPAAFKNLGMATSAVITDYNNDGWQDIIVVGEWMPIRVFKNSKTGFSEVSEEMGLTADTTGWWWSIEQGDFDQDGDMDYVVGNNGLNYKYKATNDETFDIFVNDFDKDNKEDIVLSYYNDGKQYPLRGRECSSQQIPAIKQKFQNYESFAEATLEDVYTEKSLESSLHYQVKSFASVYLENKDGKFIIHQLPIEAQISSINEIMVDDYDKDGLLDILIAGNLLVSEVETPRNDAGYGLLLKGDGTGNFKGITADESGLFIPGDVKDVEIIHNRNNQPYLIAAKNNDYLQFVRWN; this is translated from the coding sequence ATGAAACTATCAATTGTGCTTAGACCATTAATCTGTTCTATAGGTTTATTGGCATTCATCAATTGTTCTAAAAAAATAGAACCGGTTGACAGCAAAATATTCTCAAGTTTAGCTGCTAGTAAAACCGGTATCGATTTCAGTAACATACTTACTGAAAATGATTCTTTAAATTACTTCACCTATTCGTATTTATATATGGGTGGCGGTGTTGCTACTGGCGACATCAATAATGACGGACTTTTAGACCTTTTCTTCACAGGCAATCAAGTAGAGAACAAATTATACCTCAATAAAGGAAACCTTCAGTTTGAAGATATTTCTGAGAAATCTGGTGTTGCTGGTGATGATCGCTGGTATACTGGTGTAACCATGGCAGACGTAAATGGCGATGGGTATTTAGATATCTATTGCTCCGTTGGCGGCAAATTCACACCAAAAGAAAATCAATTATATATAAATAATACCGACGGCACCTTTACTGAAAAAGCCAAAGAATATGGTGTAGCCGATACAGGCAACAGCGTACAGGCTACTTTTTTAGATTATGATAAAGATGGCGATATAGATATGTATGTTGCCAACTACCCTCCTACCAACTTTACATCGCCTACGTTCTACTATTCCTTTAAAATGAAGAATCCAAAAGCTTCAGAGTCTGATCACTTATATAGAAATGATGGAGACAAATTTATTGACGTAACTGAAGAAGCAGGACTCACAAATTTCGGACTCACCTTAAGTGCAACGGTTGGTGATATAAATAATGACGGTTGGCCAGATCTATATGTATCCAATGATTTTAATTCTCCAGATTTCATGTACCTCAACAACCAAAACGGCACGTTCAAAGAGGTAGTAAAAGAAGCTACTGCACATACTGCATTTTATGGTATGGGTACTGATATTGCAGATATCAATAATGACGGAAACTTAGATATTTTTCAAGTTGATATGGATGCCAGAAGTAATCGAAGAAAAAAGGCAAACATGGCAAGCATGAATCCTAGTTTGTTTTGGGGTGTGGTAAATGCAGGTTTTCATTATCAATATATGCACAATTGCATGCAATTAAATTCAGGTATATACACTGATGGCATTCCGCACTTTTCTAATGTATCTAGAATAACAGGCACCTCATCGACCGACTGGAGCTGGGGACCTTTATTCGCTGACTTTGATAATGACGGCAACAAAGACCTATTTGTATCAAACGGAACTCGAAAAGAAATTAATAACAATGACTATTTCAAGAAATTAGATGATATTAAAATTGAAAAAGACACACTTTTAGAACTCAGTAAAAGCATACCCTCTGAAAAAATTGAAAACTTCATTTTTAAGAACAATGGCAATTTAGATTTTGAAATGGCTAATGACATTTGGGGAATCGACTATAAAGGATTTTCTAACGGTGTTGTTTATGCTGATTTAGATAACGACGGAGATTTAGAAATTGTAACTAATAATATCGATGACAAGGCTTCATTATTTGAGAATAAAAGTTCAGAAACTAATAATTATGTTTCAATCAAATTCACAGGTAAAAAAGGGAACACGTCTGGTTTGGGCAATAGAATTTATGTCACAACAGAAGGTGTAACCCAAGTACAAGAGCTAACCCTTTCTAGAGGCTTTCAATCATCTGTTGCTCCAGAATTACATTTTGGTGTAGGCAAACACACAAAAATTGATGAAATAAAAGTAGTATGGACAGATGGCACGGTTCAAAAATTAAATAATATAGATAGCAACCAACAATTAACCCTGTCTCCGTCAGATGCTCAAGAAAGCGAACAAGAACTGGTAGACGTAGCTAGAATATTTGAAACTGATACTACAGGAATGTTTCCTGTATTTAGACATACAGAAAACTATTATGATGACTTTGCCACCCAAATACTACTACCCCACCAAATGTCGGCATTTGGTCCGGCTTTAGCTGTCGGCGATGTAAACGGTGATGATTTAGAAGATTACTTTGTTGGTGGTTCTGTAGGTTATACCGGCAGTTTATTTTTACAAAATTCTAACGGATTTATTAAAACTGATGCTACTTTCTTAGATGACGATATATTAAGTGAAGATACTGGCGCTTTATTTTTTGACGCTGATGGCGACGGTGACAATGATTTGTATGTCGCTAGCGGCGGATATGAATTTACCGAAAACAATGAAAAATTAAAAGATAGATTATACGTCAACAATGGCGCAGGGCAATTCAGTAAAGTATCTGATGAAAACATGCCAAATCTAACCATTAGCGGCGCTAAAGTTTATAATGCAGATTTTGATAAGGACGGTGATGATGACCTATTAGTTTTGGGCAGACAAGTACCCGGTAGCTACCCTAGCCCGACAGATAGTTATATTCTAGAGAATATTAGCACTAACAATCAAGTGGCATTTCAAGTAAACGAAAAATTACAGCCAGCAGCTTTTAAAAACTTGGGCATGGCCACAAGTGCAGTTATTACAGACTATAATAATGATGGCTGGCAAGATATTATCGTTGTTGGTGAATGGATGCCGATTAGAGTATTTAAGAATAGCAAAACAGGCTTTAGCGAAGTCTCTGAAGAAATGGGCTTAACTGCCGATACCACTGGTTGGTGGTGGAGTATTGAACAAGGCGATTTTGATCAAGATGGTGATATGGACTATGTAGTGGGTAATAATGGCCTCAATTATAAATACAAAGCTACCAATGACGAAACCTTCGATATTTTCGTAAACGATTTTGACAAGGATAATAAAGAAGATATTGTACTAAGCTATTATAATGACGGTAAACAATATCCACTGCGGGGTCGTGAATGTTCTTCTCAGCAAATACCGGCAATCAAACAAAAATTCCAGAATTACGAGAGTTTTGCCGAAGCTACACTTGAAGATGTATACACAGAAAAATCTTTGGAATCTTCATTACACTACCAAGTGAAATCTTTTGCCAGTGTTTATTTAGAAAATAAAGACGGTAAATTCATAATTCATCAGCTACCAATAGAAGCTCAAATATCGAGCATCAATGAAATTATGGTAGACGATTACGATAAAGATGGTTTGCTTGATATTCTTATTGCTGGCAATCTATTAGTTTCTGAAGTAGAAACTCCAAGAAATGATGCCGGTTATGGACTACTATTAAAAGGTGATGGTACAGGAAACTTCAAAGGTATTACTGCCGACGAAAGTGGGCTATTTATACCTGGCGATGTAAAAGATGTTGAAATCATACATAACAGAAATAACCAACCTTATTTAATTGCGGCTAAAAACAACGACTACTTGCAGTTTGTAAGATGGAATTGA
- a CDS encoding two-component regulator propeller domain-containing protein, producing the protein MSNKKLFIWVFAIYIMLALKVSAQTSNDTYNFVTIDDGIPKSAITKIIQDKEGLIWIATYGEGLLKYNGTDLKKYKHDDNDNSSINNSIVNTIFIDSKDNIWVGSNEGLNKYDKELDLFSSIRISRNELTNKDLAVFSISEDINGSIFIGTPAHGLFRLNVIDNSIEEIKDEAGSSGTQSVINAIVPLKNGDMLIGSTSGLFKYDKGYNVLKPKKISTENGILLNDYAIQSITIDDNEDIWLGTFTKGLFKVSNEIDDRYTAAIFDFTDKRIFAIEVLPNNTVICATENDGLFVLDMNGNPIHNYTYDKSDPKRIRSNSIWSIFVDNQERIWLGYYNKGISVYDKYYDKFSELESLPYNKNSLQSPSVTGIIQGSDHQLWIGMDGGGIDKYNLDTKEFTHLSDNFISNSEKLKNLDVQTIFLDKQENLWAGTWSSGIFYLPKGGKSFKNFSIESTNQALTSNSVISFSEDSKGTIWIGTYFGGLHSYNPIKKEFQHHSSDTFTSPLGKEGHVRTVLVDQQDNIWIGGPEGLVKAYWSDEQKLETKILNNLITENSAVQGAINARSLYEDSAKNIWLGTYGKGLCKINLEENIIDWYNADDGLFLENISSIIEDNNQNIWVSGETGLAMLDTKTKKFSNYNKEDGLLANNFNYNAVTKDKNGILYFGNYEGIDYFNPNNILQNTNKPLVYFTDLKIFNKSVIPSEKGAPLQKTISEIDNLTLKPNQFVFTLEYAEVNFTRANNNEYAYYLEGFEDDWNYVGNSRSATYTNLSAGDYIFHVKASNNDGVWTENPLALPITILAPWWATNWAIFVYILLIGSIIYFISWFSNKRIEERRIIKFERDQRQQEEILNEKKIQFFTNISHEFRTPLTLIINPIIDIIETNQYKQSKGLKEKHRIIHRNAQRLKNLIDELMDFRKLHLNKLILNASNINAYKFIREIAEHFEEEAFEKNILLSTETDDRETNFWGDPGLLEKVIFNLLSNAFKATPENGVITLGIYSSPNKIIFPLIDKVKPLSALEISIEDTGSGISKEDIEHIFERFYRAAGRNQQYYGGSGTGIGLELVQSFVELHKGKVEVESEEGEGTKFKLYFPMGKEHLQTSEHLPIKAYTPTEELNESPLEITEKAYEDTNQFNLENKKTILIVEDNIELRNYLKNKLRANYLVVEAENGKAGLQMALKGIPDIIITDVIMPEMDGFEFCKHIKEDLKTSHIPVIMLTAKAMSSDKVKGIDSGADAYLNKPFEMKVLRSYLKRLIESRQQFLENNINDKNKITLLENTTNIDKTFMQKVLDYINENIGEANLNVEHLAEDMSLSRSQLYRKIKSITGMTANELIRKIRLERAKQMIENGSESISEVGFKVGFSSASYFSKCFKNEFGILPTELKTNS; encoded by the coding sequence ATGAGTAACAAAAAGCTATTTATATGGGTGTTTGCTATTTACATAATGCTGGCCTTAAAGGTTAGTGCGCAAACAAGTAATGACACCTATAATTTTGTTACTATCGATGATGGCATACCTAAGAGTGCCATCACCAAAATAATTCAAGATAAAGAAGGTCTTATTTGGATCGCCACTTATGGAGAAGGTTTGTTGAAATATAATGGTACAGATTTAAAAAAATATAAACATGATGACAATGACAACAGCTCAATAAATAACTCAATAGTCAATACCATATTTATTGACTCTAAAGATAATATTTGGGTAGGATCAAACGAAGGCTTAAATAAATACGATAAAGAATTAGACCTATTTTCTAGTATTAGAATTTCTAGAAATGAACTAACAAATAAAGATTTAGCTGTTTTTTCTATTAGTGAAGATATTAATGGGTCTATATTCATAGGCACTCCGGCACACGGTCTTTTTAGGTTAAACGTAATTGATAATTCAATTGAAGAAATAAAAGATGAAGCTGGCTCTTCAGGCACTCAATCAGTAATAAACGCTATTGTTCCTTTAAAGAATGGTGACATGCTTATAGGCTCGACCTCTGGGCTATTCAAATATGACAAAGGCTATAATGTTCTAAAACCAAAAAAAATAAGTACCGAAAATGGTATTCTTTTAAATGACTATGCCATACAATCAATAACCATTGATGACAATGAAGACATTTGGCTAGGCACCTTTACCAAGGGATTATTTAAAGTAAGTAACGAAATAGACGACCGCTATACCGCAGCGATTTTCGATTTTACCGACAAGCGTATTTTTGCAATAGAAGTATTACCCAATAATACAGTCATATGCGCTACGGAAAATGATGGGCTTTTTGTTCTAGATATGAACGGGAACCCGATTCATAATTACACCTATGACAAATCTGATCCAAAACGTATTCGTTCTAATTCTATTTGGTCAATTTTTGTGGACAATCAAGAACGCATATGGTTAGGTTATTATAATAAGGGTATTAGTGTTTACGACAAGTATTATGACAAATTCTCAGAATTAGAAAGTCTTCCGTACAACAAAAACTCCTTACAATCTCCTTCTGTTACTGGTATTATACAAGGTAGTGACCATCAACTTTGGATAGGAATGGACGGTGGCGGTATTGATAAATACAATTTAGATACTAAAGAATTCACACATCTATCTGACAATTTTATTAGTAATTCTGAAAAACTAAAAAACTTAGACGTTCAAACTATTTTCTTAGACAAACAAGAGAACCTGTGGGCAGGCACGTGGAGTTCTGGTATTTTCTACTTACCCAAAGGTGGTAAATCTTTTAAAAACTTTTCTATAGAATCAACCAACCAGGCTCTAACCTCTAATAGCGTTATCAGTTTTTCTGAAGATTCTAAAGGCACAATTTGGATAGGCACCTACTTTGGTGGTTTACATTCATACAATCCAATCAAAAAAGAATTTCAACACCACTCTAGCGATACTTTTACCTCCCCTTTAGGTAAAGAAGGTCATGTTAGAACTGTATTAGTAGACCAGCAAGACAATATATGGATCGGCGGCCCTGAGGGATTGGTTAAAGCCTATTGGTCTGATGAACAAAAACTAGAAACTAAAATTTTAAATAATTTAATTACTGAAAATTCTGCTGTTCAAGGCGCTATTAATGCCAGGTCGTTATATGAAGACAGCGCTAAAAATATTTGGTTAGGTACTTACGGCAAAGGGTTATGTAAAATTAATTTAGAAGAAAATATAATTGATTGGTATAACGCAGATGACGGTCTGTTTTTGGAAAATATCTCATCTATCATTGAAGATAATAATCAGAATATTTGGGTAAGCGGTGAAACAGGACTTGCCATGTTAGACACCAAAACCAAGAAATTTTCAAATTATAATAAAGAAGATGGTTTACTCGCAAACAACTTTAACTACAATGCCGTAACCAAAGATAAAAACGGAATTCTTTATTTTGGTAATTATGAAGGTATTGACTACTTCAACCCGAATAACATATTACAGAATACGAACAAACCATTAGTATATTTTACTGATTTGAAGATATTCAACAAATCTGTAATCCCCTCAGAAAAAGGAGCTCCACTTCAAAAAACAATATCAGAGATCGATAATCTTACCCTAAAACCCAATCAGTTTGTATTTACACTTGAGTATGCTGAAGTTAATTTCACTAGGGCGAACAACAATGAATATGCCTACTACTTAGAAGGATTTGAAGATGATTGGAATTATGTTGGAAACTCAAGAAGTGCCACCTATACTAACCTATCTGCAGGAGATTACATTTTTCATGTAAAAGCATCTAACAACGATGGAGTTTGGACTGAGAATCCGCTCGCACTACCTATAACCATACTTGCACCTTGGTGGGCGACCAACTGGGCTATTTTCGTTTATATATTATTAATTGGATCTATTATTTATTTTATTAGCTGGTTCTCAAATAAAAGAATTGAAGAAAGAAGAATTATAAAATTTGAAAGAGACCAAAGACAACAAGAAGAAATACTAAATGAAAAGAAAATCCAATTTTTCACCAATATCTCTCATGAATTTAGAACCCCACTTACGCTTATTATCAACCCAATAATAGATATTATTGAAACAAATCAGTATAAACAAAGTAAAGGTTTAAAAGAAAAACATAGAATTATCCATAGAAATGCGCAACGTCTTAAAAACCTGATAGATGAGCTAATGGATTTTAGAAAATTACATTTAAACAAGTTAATCTTAAATGCATCTAACATAAATGCTTACAAATTTATTAGAGAAATAGCAGAGCATTTTGAAGAGGAAGCATTCGAAAAAAACATTTTACTTTCTACAGAAACTGATGATAGAGAAACTAATTTTTGGGGTGACCCAGGCTTATTAGAAAAGGTAATATTTAATCTTTTGTCAAATGCCTTCAAAGCTACACCTGAAAATGGTGTAATTACTTTAGGTATATACTCCAGTCCAAACAAAATTATCTTCCCTTTAATTGACAAAGTTAAACCTCTAAGTGCTTTAGAAATAAGTATTGAGGATACTGGCTCAGGAATTAGCAAAGAAGATATTGAGCATATTTTCGAACGTTTTTATCGTGCTGCTGGCAGAAATCAACAGTATTATGGCGGTTCGGGCACAGGTATTGGGCTTGAGTTAGTACAGAGCTTTGTTGAATTGCATAAAGGTAAAGTTGAGGTAGAAAGCGAAGAAGGTGAAGGCACCAAGTTTAAACTCTACTTCCCAATGGGTAAAGAGCACTTGCAAACATCAGAACATCTTCCCATTAAAGCGTATACACCTACAGAAGAGTTGAATGAATCTCCTTTAGAAATTACAGAAAAGGCATATGAAGATACAAATCAATTCAATTTAGAAAATAAGAAAACCATACTAATAGTCGAAGATAATATTGAACTTAGAAACTACCTTAAGAATAAACTTCGAGCAAATTATTTAGTAGTTGAAGCAGAAAATGGAAAAGCCGGACTGCAAATGGCTTTAAAAGGAATTCCAGATATTATCATTACCGATGTAATTATGCCAGAAATGGACGGTTTTGAATTCTGCAAGCACATTAAAGAAGACTTAAAGACTAGTCATATTCCTGTAATCATGCTTACTGCCAAAGCCATGAGTAGCGATAAAGTTAAAGGTATAGACTCTGGTGCAGATGCTTATTTAAACAAGCCCTTTGAAATGAAAGTACTACGGTCGTATCTAAAACGACTAATAGAAAGTAGACAACAATTTTTAGAGAATAATATTAACGATAAAAATAAAATTACACTTTTAGAGAATACCACCAATATTGACAAAACCTTTATGCAAAAGGTTTTAGACTATATAAATGAAAACATTGGTGAAGCTAATTTAAATGTAGAACATTTAGCCGAAGACATGTCTTTAAGTAGAAGTCAACTGTATAGAAAAATCAAATCTATTACCGGTATGACCGCCAACGAACTAATTAGAAAAATACGTCTAGAACGCGCCAAACAAATGATTGAAAACGGTAGCGAATCTATTAGTGAAGTAGGTTTTAAGGTGGGTTTCTCTTCTGCATCTTATTTTAGTAAATGCTTTAAAAATGAATTTGGAATACTACCTACAGAGTTAAAGACCAATTCTTAA
- a CDS encoding glycoside hydrolase family 43 protein, translating to MPEESIENINFDELNKNAISQPLISNIYTADPSAHVFNGKIYIYPSHDVDAGEAFDDLGSHFAMEDYHVISMDSIDSEAVDNGVALHVDDVAWAKEQMWAPDANEKDGTYYLFFPAKAHDGIFRIGVATSNSPIGPFKAQPEAIKGSFSIDPAVFKDDDGSYYMYFGGLWGGQLQRWRDGEYNASQPDSPTAFIPEEHEAALLPYVAKMTDDLLEFEEKPKAIEIIDENGDLLLAGDNDRRFFEAAWLHKYKDKYYFSYSTGDTHFICYGIGDNPYGPFTYSGRILNPVVGWTSHHSICEVDGKWYLFYHDSSLSKGVTHLRSVKVAEIKYRADGTIETLDPYIL from the coding sequence ATGCCTGAAGAAAGTATCGAAAATATCAATTTTGATGAACTAAATAAGAACGCTATTTCACAGCCATTAATTTCAAACATTTACACAGCAGACCCTTCTGCTCATGTTTTTAATGGAAAAATTTATATTTATCCATCCCATGATGTTGATGCTGGTGAAGCTTTTGATGATCTAGGAAGCCATTTTGCAATGGAAGATTATCATGTTATCTCTATGGATTCCATAGATAGCGAAGCAGTAGATAATGGAGTGGCATTACATGTTGATGATGTAGCTTGGGCTAAAGAACAAATGTGGGCGCCAGATGCTAATGAAAAAGATGGTACTTATTATTTATTCTTTCCCGCGAAAGCACATGATGGTATCTTTAGAATAGGAGTAGCTACAAGCAACTCACCTATAGGTCCTTTTAAGGCACAACCAGAAGCTATTAAAGGTAGTTTCTCTATTGATCCAGCTGTATTCAAAGATGATGACGGAAGTTATTACATGTATTTTGGCGGTCTTTGGGGCGGCCAATTACAACGATGGAGAGATGGAGAATATAATGCAAGCCAACCAGATAGTCCAACTGCATTTATTCCAGAAGAACATGAAGCGGCATTGCTCCCTTATGTTGCAAAAATGACAGATGATTTATTAGAGTTTGAAGAAAAACCAAAAGCTATAGAAATTATAGACGAAAACGGTGATTTGCTTTTGGCAGGCGATAATGACCGTCGTTTTTTTGAAGCCGCTTGGTTACATAAGTATAAAGACAAGTATTATTTTTCATATTCAACCGGCGACACACATTTTATTTGCTACGGTATTGGCGATAACCCTTACGGCCCTTTTACGTATAGTGGGCGAATTTTGAATCCTGTTGTGGGGTGGACATCACATCACTCTATTTGTGAAGTTGACGGAAAATGGTATCTTTTTTATCATGACTCAAGTTTATCTAAAGGCGTCACACATCTTCGTTCTGTAAAGGTTGCTGAAATTAAGTATCGAGCAGACGGAACCATTGAAACTTTAGACCCTTATATTCTATAA
- a CDS encoding endo-1,4-beta-xylanase, which yields MQKKSLELFSLLFLSFLFINCQDQPEKKQENKKEKVSLQMVFKDDFYIGAAVNDGHIDGTDTLGIKLLKEQFNTITPENVMKWMYIHPQRDTFYFDTADKYVALGNDNNMHVVGHALVWHSQLAEWMNQVKDSTEMATILKEHISTIVKQYKGKIDTWDVVNEALNEDGTLRESNFYNVMGDSYLELAFKEAAKADPDAQLVYNDYNLWKPEKRAGVVRLVKKLQESGAKIDGVGMQAHWSLLGPSIEDIENSIIAYSELGVKVMFTELDVTALPNPWDLNGAAVEQSYEQYEGDPTMNPYPNGMPDSVQIKLAERYEDIFKLFLKHKDKISRVTFWGVQDGQSWLNSWPINGRTNHPLLFDRQYLPKKAYQAVIDLKEKN from the coding sequence ATGCAAAAAAAATCACTAGAATTATTCAGTTTACTTTTTCTTTCATTTCTCTTCATAAACTGTCAAGACCAGCCCGAGAAAAAGCAAGAAAATAAGAAAGAAAAAGTCTCTTTACAAATGGTTTTTAAAGACGATTTTTATATAGGCGCAGCTGTAAACGATGGGCATATTGATGGTACTGATACTTTAGGCATAAAACTACTTAAAGAGCAATTCAATACTATTACTCCTGAAAATGTAATGAAGTGGATGTATATTCACCCACAACGAGATACGTTCTATTTCGATACAGCAGATAAATATGTTGCATTAGGTAATGATAATAATATGCATGTGGTAGGTCATGCCTTAGTTTGGCACAGCCAATTGGCCGAGTGGATGAATCAAGTGAAAGATAGTACTGAAATGGCAACAATTTTAAAAGAACACATTAGCACCATTGTAAAACAGTACAAGGGTAAGATTGATACATGGGATGTTGTAAACGAAGCCCTGAATGAAGATGGAACTTTGCGTGAATCTAATTTTTATAATGTAATGGGTGATAGCTATTTGGAGTTGGCATTTAAAGAAGCAGCAAAAGCAGATCCAGATGCACAACTTGTATATAATGATTATAATCTTTGGAAGCCAGAAAAACGTGCAGGAGTTGTTCGATTAGTCAAAAAGTTACAAGAAAGTGGAGCAAAGATTGATGGGGTTGGCATGCAAGCACATTGGAGTTTATTGGGACCTTCAATTGAAGACATTGAGAATAGTATAATAGCGTACTCAGAGCTTGGCGTAAAAGTGATGTTTACAGAATTGGATGTTACCGCCTTGCCAAACCCTTGGGATTTGAATGGTGCGGCCGTTGAGCAGAGCTACGAACAGTATGAAGGTGATCCAACTATGAATCCATACCCTAATGGTATGCCCGATTCAGTTCAGATAAAATTAGCAGAGCGCTACGAAGATATTTTTAAACTCTTTTTGAAACATAAAGATAAAATTAGCCGCGTTACTTTTTGGGGCGTGCAAGACGGGCAATCTTGGTTGAATAGTTGGCCTATTAATGGTCGTACCAATCATCCGCTTTTATTTGATAGACAATACCTTCCGAAGAAAGCTTACCAAGCGGTAATTGATTTAAAGGAAAAAAATTAA
- a CDS encoding MFS transporter, which produces MSSNSQKLSVKEKVGYALGDLAANLVFQTLVTYLAFFYTDIYGLEANHASAIILTVGLVAAFGFNPIIGAIADRTNSKWGKFRPWILWTAIPLGVVALLAFSTPDFEYKGKVIYAVVTYTLLLLLYAANNLPYSALSGVITGDMGERNSISAYRFVAVMFAQFFVQVFMLPIIESAGGGDKAVGIEIVMTWLAIIGTIMLLITFFTTRERIVPKPEQKSSIKEDLSDLFKNKPWVIILIVTTLVFVTLAMKGGSYVYYFKNYVDADRLTSFISPFLDFLSSIGINFFGEDPVSAGFGLFNAGGIIFMIVGIGLSKKLADKYGKRDVFMLFLFLSTLFILLFYFFSSTSVELMFLSQILHGFFYGITIPLLWAMIADVADYSEWKTNRRATAIIFSAMMVGLKGGLSIGSALLASILSNYGYDASLPEQTASAITGTKMLVSVFPAIPFLIGVGLLFFYEINKKMEVQIEAELKERRAS; this is translated from the coding sequence ATGAGTTCAAACTCTCAAAAACTCTCAGTAAAAGAAAAAGTAGGATACGCTTTAGGTGACTTGGCAGCCAACTTGGTCTTTCAAACTTTAGTCACTTATTTAGCCTTTTTCTATACTGATATCTACGGTCTTGAAGCAAATCATGCTTCAGCAATTATACTAACAGTTGGCCTGGTTGCTGCATTTGGTTTTAATCCTATTATTGGAGCTATTGCAGATAGAACAAATTCTAAATGGGGAAAGTTTAGACCATGGATTTTATGGACGGCGATACCTTTGGGTGTTGTTGCTCTTTTAGCTTTTAGTACACCAGATTTCGAGTATAAAGGAAAAGTCATTTATGCCGTTGTTACCTATACATTATTACTTTTGCTTTATGCCGCAAACAACTTACCTTATTCTGCTTTAAGCGGCGTAATTACGGGTGACATGGGAGAGCGAAATAGTATTTCTGCCTATCGCTTCGTTGCTGTAATGTTTGCACAATTCTTTGTGCAGGTATTTATGTTACCAATCATTGAATCTGCAGGAGGAGGAGATAAAGCGGTTGGGATAGAAATAGTCATGACATGGCTTGCCATTATAGGAACCATTATGTTATTGATTACTTTCTTTACTACACGTGAGCGTATTGTTCCTAAGCCAGAACAAAAATCAAGTATTAAAGAAGATCTATCAGATTTATTTAAGAATAAGCCTTGGGTAATAATTTTGATCGTTACAACACTAGTTTTTGTAACACTAGCTATGAAAGGTGGTTCTTATGTGTATTATTTTAAAAACTATGTAGACGCAGATAGATTGACAAGTTTTATAAGTCCTTTTTTAGATTTTCTGTCAAGCATAGGTATTAACTTCTTTGGTGAAGATCCAGTATCTGCTGGGTTTGGTTTGTTTAATGCTGGTGGAATTATTTTTATGATTGTTGGTATTGGTCTATCAAAAAAATTAGCTGATAAATATGGGAAAAGAGATGTATTCATGTTATTTCTATTTCTTTCCACATTATTTATACTACTATTTTATTTTTTCTCTTCAACTTCAGTAGAATTAATGTTCCTATCACAAATTTTACACGGTTTTTTCTATGGAATCACCATTCCATTACTATGGGCTATGATTGCAGATGTTGCAGATTATTCTGAATGGAAAACCAACCGTAGAGCAACAGCTATTATTTTCTCTGCAATGATGGTGGGTTTAAAAGGAGGTTTAAGTATTGGGTCCGCACTTTTAGCTTCCATTTTATCTAATTACGGCTATGACGCAAGTCTACCAGAGCAAACTGCAAGTGCCATTACAGGTACTAAAATGCTAGTGAGTGTATTTCCGGCAATTCCTTTTTTAATAGGAGTTGGTTTACTTTTCTTTTATGAAATCAATAAGAAAATGGAAGTGCAAATTGAAGCTGAATTAAAAGAACGAAGAGCAAGTTAA